In Leuconostocaceae bacterium ESL0723, the following proteins share a genomic window:
- a CDS encoding NAD(P)H-hydrate dehydratase, with amino-acid sequence MQILTDSILKEVIVPRQSDTHKGNYGKVLIIGGTDQLGGATLMNSLAAVNSGAGLVSVATDPVNFTAVHSRLPEAMVIDFHQDLTKYIQSVNVVLIGSGLGNAYDILEKTLPAIQANQTLIIDGSALTMLSERPLPLPDAQLIFTPHQMEWQRFGQVKIADQVDVDNNWAALKKIDPEAILVLKSNHTQIYWDNEVYQLSVGGPYQATGGMGDTLAGMVAGFTAQFHPQGPAVLAATYAHSAIAQELAQKRYVTLPTLISASLPEFMYRYAGQ; translated from the coding sequence ATGCAAATTTTAACGGATTCGATTTTAAAAGAGGTCATCGTGCCCCGTCAAAGTGACACCCACAAGGGCAATTATGGTAAGGTGCTGATTATTGGTGGTACCGACCAGCTGGGTGGGGCGACCCTGATGAACAGCCTGGCCGCGGTTAACAGCGGGGCTGGCTTGGTCAGTGTGGCCACTGACCCAGTTAACTTCACCGCCGTCCACAGTCGCCTACCAGAAGCGATGGTGATCGATTTCCACCAGGACTTAACCAAGTACATTCAATCGGTCAACGTGGTCCTGATTGGTTCCGGTTTGGGCAATGCCTACGACATTTTGGAAAAAACCCTGCCGGCCATTCAGGCCAATCAAACCTTAATTATTGATGGTTCGGCCCTGACCATGCTGTCAGAACGTCCTCTGCCCCTGCCAGATGCTCAACTAATTTTCACGCCTCATCAAATGGAATGGCAGCGCTTTGGCCAGGTCAAAATCGCTGACCAGGTCGACGTTGACAATAACTGGGCCGCCCTTAAAAAAATTGACCCAGAGGCGATTTTGGTACTCAAGAGTAATCACACGCAAATTTATTGGGATAATGAGGTTTACCAGCTTTCAGTTGGCGGTCCATACCAGGCCACTGGTGGTATGGGGGATACCTTAGCCGGCATGGTGGCCGGCTTTACCGCCCAGTTCCATCCCCAGGGTCCAGCGGTTCTGGCAGCGACCTACGCCCACTCCGCCATTGCCCAGGAGCTGGCCCAGAAACGTTATGTCACCCTGCCAACCCTAATTAGTGCCTCCCTACCCGAGTTCATGTACCGCTATGCCGGCCAGTGA
- a CDS encoding exodeoxyribonuclease III, with protein sequence MKFVSWNIDSINAAVQNSSDRGKMSWQTLEKIAAADVEIVAIQETKLRETGLTGPQQTALDKLFPGYFTYTTSSSARPSYAGTLMLAKHEPISVDYPKIGAPDDMDLEGRIITLEYPDYYVSTVYTPNSGSNLDRLAYRGQWDDAYRAYINQLNEKKPVIFSGDMNVAHEPIDLKHPESNHHNAGFTDQEREKFTDLLAAGYVDTLRHQHPETPGIYTWWAQRSKTSKINNSGWRIDYYLVSQSLEDKVVDTSVVDTGERRDHAPLQLEINL encoded by the coding sequence TTGAAATTTGTATCCTGGAACATCGATTCGATTAATGCGGCCGTTCAAAACAGCAGTGACCGCGGTAAAATGTCATGGCAAACCCTGGAAAAGATTGCGGCAGCGGATGTTGAAATCGTAGCTATACAAGAAACCAAGTTACGTGAGACCGGCTTAACTGGTCCCCAGCAAACCGCCCTCGACAAGCTTTTCCCGGGCTATTTTACTTACACAACTTCTAGCAGTGCCCGGCCTAGCTACGCCGGTACCTTAATGCTTGCCAAGCACGAGCCCATCAGCGTGGACTACCCTAAGATTGGGGCCCCCGACGACATGGACTTAGAAGGCCGGATTATTACCCTAGAATACCCGGATTACTATGTCTCAACGGTCTACACGCCTAATTCTGGTAGTAACCTTGACCGCCTAGCCTACCGTGGTCAGTGGGATGATGCCTACCGGGCCTACATCAACCAGCTGAATGAAAAGAAGCCAGTTATCTTTAGTGGTGATATGAACGTGGCCCATGAGCCAATTGATTTGAAGCACCCCGAAAGCAACCATCACAATGCTGGTTTTACTGATCAAGAACGTGAAAAGTTCACCGACCTGCTAGCTGCCGGCTATGTTGATACCCTCCGGCACCAGCACCCCGAAACGCCGGGCATTTATACCTGGTGGGCCCAGCGGTCAAAAACCAGTAAGATTAACAACTCTGGGTGGCGGATTGACTACTACCTGGTCAGCCAGTCCTTGGAGGACAAGGTGGTTGATACCAGCGTCGTGGACACTGGTGAACGCCGGGATCATGCCCCTCTTCAACTAGAAATTAACCTATAA
- a CDS encoding 3'-5' exonuclease — translation MNFVAIDFETANHERHSAASLALAVVRDNQIVDQLYTLIKPETYFSRSNTQIHGLTAKTVAQAPKFSEIWPKISPLFTENQLVVAHNAQFDSGVLKATLSYYGMEEPHYQLIDTVQTSRHFFPEFPNHKLNTVADELDIDLEHHHNALDDAVAAAEILIYQDQQFGDQAIKPFVRYK, via the coding sequence ATGAACTTTGTTGCCATAGATTTTGAAACGGCCAACCATGAACGGCATTCAGCAGCTTCACTGGCGCTGGCAGTCGTCCGGGATAATCAGATAGTTGACCAACTCTACACCCTCATTAAGCCGGAAACTTATTTTAGCCGGAGTAACACCCAGATTCATGGACTAACGGCTAAAACAGTGGCCCAAGCCCCTAAATTTTCGGAGATTTGGCCTAAAATTTCGCCACTTTTCACGGAAAACCAGTTGGTGGTAGCCCACAATGCCCAGTTTGATAGCGGGGTTTTAAAGGCCACGCTGAGTTATTATGGGATGGAAGAACCCCATTACCAACTGATTGACACGGTCCAAACCAGCCGGCATTTTTTCCCGGAGTTTCCTAACCACAAGTTAAACACGGTCGCTGATGAACTCGATATTGACCTGGAGCACCACCACAACGCCTTAGACGATGCGGTGGCGGCGGCTGAGATTTTAATTTATCAGGACCAGCAGTTTGGTGATCAAGCCATTAAACCCTTTGTCCGTTATAAATAA
- a CDS encoding GNAT family N-acetyltransferase: MNSQDSVWIAPLDLQQASQAQELLAQLWQESDQFTVAEEEEVASEPEGPAQTWLLHRDVQQADQAIGLASIANREVGLAVLRAYQGQGYGQALLEHALAWAQEQDLSLVWLEVVADNAVARHIYQKYGFRPVAARVNREGQNLIRMELALR; encoded by the coding sequence ATGAACAGTCAGGATTCAGTTTGGATTGCACCCTTAGACTTGCAGCAGGCCAGCCAGGCTCAGGAACTACTAGCCCAGCTGTGGCAGGAGAGTGACCAGTTCACCGTGGCTGAGGAAGAAGAGGTCGCCAGTGAACCCGAAGGCCCTGCCCAGACCTGGCTTTTACACCGCGATGTCCAGCAGGCTGACCAGGCGATTGGCCTGGCTTCCATTGCTAACCGCGAAGTCGGTCTGGCGGTTTTGCGGGCCTATCAGGGGCAGGGATATGGCCAAGCCCTTTTGGAACACGCCCTCGCCTGGGCGCAGGAGCAGGACTTATCTTTGGTGTGGTTGGAGGTGGTTGCCGATAATGCGGTGGCCCGCCATATCTACCAAAAGTACGGCTTTCGACCAGTGGCCGCTCGGGTGAACCGGGAAGGGCAGAATTTGATACGGATGGAGTTAGCATTACGATGA
- the tsaE gene encoding tRNA (adenosine(37)-N6)-threonylcarbamoyltransferase complex ATPase subunit type 1 TsaE, which produces MKTFTTRSPAATQELAQKVAHLAKPGLIITLRGDLGAGKTTFTQGFAKALGVKGRIKSPTFNILNIYQGDAFPIYHFDAYRLADTGAEDQGFEDYIGTDGVTLIEWPQYMADLLPQDYLAIDFQRQDSGGDDFRQIEVTGHGSAATLEAAL; this is translated from the coding sequence ATGAAAACATTTACCACACGAAGCCCGGCGGCAACCCAGGAGCTGGCTCAAAAGGTCGCTCACCTGGCTAAACCGGGTTTGATCATCACCTTACGTGGCGACTTGGGAGCCGGCAAGACCACCTTCACCCAGGGTTTTGCCAAGGCTCTCGGTGTTAAGGGCCGGATTAAAAGTCCAACCTTTAATATCTTAAATATTTACCAGGGTGATGCCTTTCCGATTTACCATTTTGATGCCTACCGTTTGGCTGACACCGGCGCGGAAGACCAGGGTTTTGAGGATTACATTGGTACTGACGGCGTGACCCTGATTGAATGGCCCCAGTACATGGCCGACCTGCTGCCCCAGGATTACCTAGCCATTGACTTTCAACGCCAAGATAGTGGCGGTGACGATTTTCGACAAATCGAAGTGACTGGGCACGGCTCGGCGGCAACCCTTGAGGCGGCCCTATGA
- the budA gene encoding acetolactate decarboxylase: MTKDTLYQEGTMQMLSEKLLEGTLSLKDLMQHGNYGIGTGPGIAGELIILDGKAYHILGSGRIEEPPTTFSVPFANAHEGDFKKFGDYQAINLHEALDDICEKMNGNNQFFAVLIKGKFSNIHTRSADGANKPYPSLTKIAEGQHEFFAQNIDGQLLSYHAPKVFQGVTVEGFHSHFLADDLSIGGHVLGGRLGDVEVYIQPISNFVEHLPINNQTYLDADLNDLSNLDADIKAAEEQRK, from the coding sequence ATGACAAAAGACACACTCTACCAAGAAGGCACCATGCAGATGCTTTCCGAAAAACTTTTGGAAGGAACCCTTTCACTTAAGGATTTAATGCAGCATGGTAACTATGGTATCGGGACAGGACCAGGGATTGCTGGGGAGTTAATTATTTTAGATGGCAAGGCTTACCACATCTTGGGTTCGGGTCGCATCGAAGAACCACCTACCACCTTTTCAGTGCCCTTTGCTAATGCCCACGAGGGTGACTTTAAGAAATTTGGCGACTACCAAGCCATTAACCTCCACGAGGCCCTCGATGACATCTGCGAAAAAATGAACGGGAACAACCAGTTCTTCGCCGTTCTAATTAAGGGTAAGTTCAGTAACATCCACACCCGGTCAGCCGATGGGGCCAACAAGCCCTACCCTAGCCTGACCAAGATTGCCGAAGGGCAGCACGAGTTCTTCGCCCAAAACATCGACGGTCAACTGCTGAGCTACCACGCACCCAAGGTCTTCCAAGGCGTGACTGTAGAAGGCTTTCACAGCCACTTCCTGGCCGATGATCTTTCCATCGGTGGCCATGTCTTAGGCGGCCGTCTTGGTGACGTTGAGGTTTATATCCAACCAATTTCTAACTTTGTTGAACACCTACCTATCAACAACCAGACTTACCTGGATGCGGATTTAAATGACCTTAGTAATTTGGATGCTGATATCAAAGCCGCTGAAGAACAACGCAAATAA
- the queA gene encoding tRNA preQ1(34) S-adenosylmethionine ribosyltransferase-isomerase QueA encodes MTEEKHYQLADFDYDLPERLIAQTPLKQRDASRLLVLNAKTGAYQDRHFYDILDYLNPGDALVMNNSRVLPARLHGVRPTTGGHAEVLLLRQDHGDVWETLVKPAKKSPVGSTIVFGTDPDNPVMTATVVGELEHGGRYLELHYQGIFMELLDQLGEMPLPPYIKEKLPDQERYQTVYSKVEGSAAAPTAGLHWTPELLDKVRQKGVKTVELTLHVGLGTFRPVEEENIDDHKMHSEFYQLDQRAADTLNAVRKAGGRIVATGTTTIRTLETIGTKFDGDLQADSGWTDIFIKPGYHWQVVDAFITNFHLPKSTLVMLVAAFTGRENILQAYQHAVDQEYRFFSFGDAMYVYK; translated from the coding sequence ATGACTGAAGAAAAACATTATCAACTAGCTGATTTTGATTATGACCTGCCCGAGCGCCTAATTGCGCAGACACCCCTAAAGCAGCGGGATGCTTCCCGCCTCCTGGTCTTAAATGCCAAAACTGGTGCCTACCAGGACCGTCATTTTTATGACATTTTAGATTACTTAAATCCTGGGGACGCCTTGGTCATGAATAATTCACGGGTCCTGCCCGCCCGCCTGCACGGGGTTCGGCCAACTACTGGTGGTCACGCTGAGGTGCTTTTGCTCCGTCAGGACCACGGTGATGTTTGGGAAACCCTGGTCAAGCCGGCTAAGAAATCGCCGGTGGGATCGACGATTGTATTTGGTACCGACCCGGACAACCCAGTCATGACCGCGACCGTCGTGGGTGAGTTGGAGCACGGTGGTCGCTACCTGGAACTCCACTACCAGGGAATTTTCATGGAGCTGCTCGACCAATTAGGCGAAATGCCGCTGCCACCTTATATCAAAGAAAAGTTACCAGACCAGGAGCGCTATCAGACCGTTTATTCTAAGGTCGAAGGTTCGGCGGCTGCCCCAACTGCTGGCCTGCACTGGACGCCAGAATTGTTGGATAAAGTTCGCCAAAAGGGGGTTAAAACCGTCGAACTCACCCTCCATGTGGGCCTTGGGACCTTCCGTCCGGTGGAAGAAGAAAACATCGACGACCACAAGATGCATTCCGAGTTCTACCAGTTAGACCAGCGGGCTGCTGACACTTTAAACGCGGTGCGTAAGGCCGGTGGTCGGATTGTGGCCACCGGGACAACCACTATTCGCACCCTGGAAACCATTGGGACTAAGTTTGATGGCGACCTCCAGGCTGATTCGGGTTGGACCGATATCTTTATCAAGCCCGGTTACCACTGGCAAGTTGTGGATGCTTTCATTACCAACTTCCACCTACCCAAGTCAACCCTAGTCATGCTAGTGGCGGCCTTTACGGGCCGGGAAAATATTTTACAGGCTTACCAGCACGCCGTTGACCAGGAATACCGTTTCTTTAGTTTCGGTGATGCCATGTATGTTTATAAATAA
- the ruvB gene encoding Holliday junction branch migration DNA helicase RuvB: protein MTDSEPQFNSWYEDHNETDDILRHADANAADQATELSLRPQYLKEYIGQTALKEELGVYIAAAKQREEALDHTLLFGPPGLGKTTLAMIVANEMGVNIKTTSGPAIEKTGDLVAVLNELEPGDVLFIDEIHRLPTNIEEILYSAMEDYFVDIMVGQGPTARAVHFPLPPFTLIGATTRPGMLSKPLRDRFGIINSLAYYKPEELQEIVQRTADIFEAPITETGAHDIASRSRGTPRIANRLLKRVRDFAQVAGKEAIDTEIVNQALDKLRVDEQGLDEIDHKLLTTMMDYYHGGPVGLNTLAANIGEEADTLESMVEPYLLQVGFLQRTPRGRMVTPAAYRHLGRPVPDEQ from the coding sequence ATGACTGATTCTGAGCCACAATTTAATTCTTGGTACGAAGATCATAACGAGACTGACGATATCTTACGCCATGCCGATGCGAACGCTGCTGACCAGGCGACTGAGCTATCCCTGCGTCCCCAGTATCTAAAAGAATACATTGGTCAAACCGCCCTTAAAGAGGAGTTGGGTGTCTACATTGCGGCGGCTAAGCAGCGCGAGGAGGCCTTGGATCACACCCTGCTCTTTGGCCCACCCGGTCTAGGGAAAACGACCCTGGCCATGATTGTGGCCAATGAGATGGGGGTCAATATCAAGACCACTTCGGGTCCTGCCATTGAAAAGACCGGTGACTTAGTCGCCGTTTTAAATGAGTTGGAACCGGGCGATGTTCTCTTCATTGATGAAATTCACCGCCTGCCAACCAATATCGAAGAAATCTTGTACTCCGCCATGGAGGACTACTTCGTTGATATCATGGTTGGCCAGGGGCCCACGGCCCGGGCGGTGCACTTTCCTCTGCCACCCTTTACCTTGATTGGGGCCACGACCCGACCAGGGATGCTTTCCAAGCCCCTGCGGGATCGGTTCGGGATTATCAATTCACTGGCCTACTACAAGCCTGAAGAGCTCCAGGAAATTGTCCAGCGTACCGCGGATATTTTTGAGGCGCCAATTACTGAGACTGGGGCCCACGACATTGCTTCGCGTTCGCGGGGGACACCCCGAATTGCTAACCGTCTCTTAAAGCGGGTGCGTGACTTCGCCCAGGTCGCTGGTAAGGAAGCCATTGACACGGAAATTGTGAATCAGGCCTTAGATAAGCTACGGGTTGACGAGCAGGGCTTAGATGAAATTGACCACAAGCTGTTGACGACGATGATGGACTACTATCACGGCGGGCCAGTCGGGTTAAATACCCTAGCGGCCAATATCGGTGAGGAAGCCGATACCCTGGAATCGATGGTCGAGCCCTATCTCTTGCAGGTTGGTTTCTTGCAGCGGACCCCCCGGGGCCGGATGGTCACACCAGCGGCCTACCGTCACTTGGGCCGGCCGGTACCAGATGAGCAGTAA
- a CDS encoding YfcE family phosphodiesterase has product MHQFLIVSDIHGDRKILEQIIQKWSGKVCGMFYNGDSELAANDPVFDGVSTVIGNMDDDPDFVDARATTIDGITFFQTHGHLFDATVPGQWANLSEMNQAANEAGAEVVLFGHTHLEGAEVYDHKLFINPGSIRLPKGPHADLGGTYAVLTADDQHFVVTFYNRQQEPVPSLTVKVNRPL; this is encoded by the coding sequence ATGCATCAATTTTTAATTGTTTCTGATATTCATGGCGACCGGAAGATTTTAGAACAAATCATTCAAAAGTGGTCCGGCAAGGTGTGTGGAATGTTCTATAACGGTGATTCTGAACTGGCGGCCAATGACCCGGTCTTTGACGGTGTTTCCACGGTGATTGGTAACATGGATGATGACCCTGATTTTGTCGATGCACGGGCCACAACCATTGATGGGATTACCTTCTTCCAAACCCACGGCCACCTGTTTGACGCCACTGTGCCCGGTCAGTGGGCTAACCTTAGTGAAATGAACCAGGCGGCCAACGAAGCCGGGGCAGAAGTGGTTTTGTTTGGCCACACCCACTTGGAAGGGGCTGAGGTTTATGACCACAAGCTCTTCATTAACCCGGGTTCAATCCGGCTGCCCAAGGGACCCCATGCTGATTTGGGTGGTACCTATGCCGTTTTGACTGCTGATGACCAGCACTTTGTGGTAACCTTCTATAACCGGCAGCAAGAGCCTGTCCCTAGTTTGACGGTCAAGGTTAACCGTCCTCTGTAG
- a CDS encoding XTP/dITP diphosphatase yields MPRLIIASHNPNKIKEIEAIIGPIAPELKAVSIADLADVPPVVEDGQTFTSNAEKKATAIARLYPDDFVLADDSGLSVQALNGEPGVYSARYAGDHDDAANVKKVLAKMAGVPTKDRGANFTTVIVLVGPGRQSLVTQGVVAGEITTAPVGDQGFGYDPIFYVPAYGKTFAQLTASQKNQVSHRGLALQQLAQELPDWLKGGE; encoded by the coding sequence ATGCCCCGCTTAATTATTGCCAGCCACAATCCTAATAAAATTAAAGAAATCGAGGCTATTATTGGTCCGATTGCACCGGAGCTAAAGGCGGTCTCGATTGCTGACCTGGCTGATGTGCCCCCAGTGGTCGAGGATGGCCAAACCTTCACTAGTAATGCCGAGAAAAAGGCGACGGCGATTGCCCGGCTCTATCCCGATGACTTTGTCCTGGCTGATGATTCAGGACTATCGGTGCAGGCCTTAAACGGCGAACCCGGCGTTTACTCGGCCCGCTATGCTGGTGACCACGATGATGCGGCTAATGTTAAGAAGGTGTTGGCCAAGATGGCCGGCGTACCTACTAAGGACCGGGGCGCTAATTTCACCACTGTTATTGTGCTGGTTGGCCCTGGACGGCAGTCCTTGGTTACCCAGGGGGTCGTCGCTGGTGAAATCACGACCGCGCCGGTTGGGGACCAGGGCTTTGGTTATGACCCGATTTTTTATGTCCCGGCCTATGGCAAGACCTTTGCCCAACTGACAGCCAGTCAAAAAAACCAGGTTAGTCACCGCGGGCTGGCCTTACAGCAACTGGCCCAGGAGTTGCCGGATTGGCTTAAAGGAGGAGAATAA
- the murI gene encoding glutamate racemase — protein MKNNQAIGMFDSGVGGLTVLKAAEQLLPHEQFIYVGDTARMPYGPRSAAEIVQYSNEIADFLVNQFNIKLLVIACNTATARALPTLQERLSIPVIGVIDAGAQAAAKASPAGKIGLIATKGTVDSKRYQEELADLAPQATVLAQAEPDFVKWVEADRFEDSSLQAAVDQHLAPLKDAAVDTLILGCTHFPLMADLIQAAVGPSVALIDAGKATAQFLKQYLAEHGLANQSQKVGASRLFTTGDLAAFETIAQEWLGQQPGRKIEHLDLSQTQV, from the coding sequence ATGAAGAATAACCAAGCAATTGGCATGTTTGATTCAGGGGTGGGTGGTTTAACCGTCTTAAAGGCCGCTGAGCAACTTTTGCCACATGAACAGTTCATCTATGTAGGTGACACGGCCCGCATGCCTTATGGTCCGCGTAGCGCTGCTGAAATTGTGCAATATAGTAACGAAATTGCCGATTTTTTGGTCAACCAATTTAATATCAAGTTACTGGTCATCGCCTGTAACACGGCTACTGCCCGGGCCTTGCCCACCTTGCAAGAACGCCTATCTATTCCTGTCATTGGGGTGATTGATGCCGGGGCTCAGGCGGCAGCCAAGGCCAGCCCAGCAGGGAAGATTGGTCTAATTGCCACCAAGGGGACTGTTGATTCTAAGCGCTACCAGGAAGAGCTGGCTGATTTGGCGCCCCAGGCCACAGTCTTGGCCCAGGCCGAGCCCGACTTTGTGAAGTGGGTGGAAGCCGACCGTTTTGAAGATAGCAGCTTACAGGCGGCGGTGGATCAACATCTGGCGCCTTTGAAGGATGCAGCGGTGGATACCCTGATTTTAGGTTGTACCCACTTTCCCTTGATGGCCGATTTGATTCAAGCAGCAGTAGGACCATCGGTGGCCCTAATTGACGCTGGTAAGGCGACCGCCCAGTTCCTCAAGCAATACCTGGCTGAGCATGGCTTAGCAAACCAGTCTCAGAAGGTTGGAGCCAGTCGGTTGTTTACCACTGGTGACCTAGCGGCCTTTGAAACCATCGCCCAGGAATGGTTGGGTCAACAGCCAGGACGTAAAATTGAACACCTTGATTTGAGTCAAACCCAGGTATAA
- a CDS encoding YslB family protein produces MNNQSYRQMLKENQDVNTFAVTLLRDALLSNLLQSDYDSITYWAGKELARQFPLETLDDIKTFFYAAGLGEILLSAQSSTKQTWRLSGVIVDQRLKINPDQRADFSLEAGFLAQQLESQTGTIAEASYHYAGRNKGITIVVVTDLNQKVDRANPSQQVALRDNFLQQAQDNSAGSETATPQPTASQDSTPAPAKDSPAKSQTTTEASHPIQSEAKALASDNPSEAAQQSQSQSVSNSQSAAQEAPDQASTILASFNQSAKERQSTTETSESAQSEADYTADPEQSITDSLLAFNFGSEAQPKHNSDQDK; encoded by the coding sequence ATGAACAACCAAAGTTACCGCCAAATGCTAAAGGAAAATCAGGACGTCAACACCTTTGCCGTCACCCTGCTGCGGGACGCCCTCTTAAGCAACCTGCTGCAAAGTGATTACGACAGTATCACCTACTGGGCCGGCAAGGAACTCGCCCGACAGTTTCCCTTAGAAACATTGGATGACATCAAGACTTTCTTCTACGCTGCCGGCTTAGGTGAAATTCTTTTGTCCGCTCAGAGCAGCACGAAGCAAACTTGGCGGCTTAGCGGCGTGATTGTTGATCAGCGGCTCAAAATCAACCCAGACCAACGGGCCGATTTCAGTCTAGAAGCTGGCTTCTTAGCCCAGCAACTTGAAAGCCAAACGGGTACCATTGCCGAAGCTAGTTACCACTACGCTGGCCGCAACAAAGGCATTACCATCGTGGTGGTTACCGACCTCAATCAAAAGGTTGACCGGGCTAACCCTTCTCAGCAGGTGGCCCTGCGCGATAACTTCTTACAACAAGCCCAGGATAATTCAGCCGGATCTGAGACGGCGACCCCTCAACCAACCGCTAGTCAGGATAGTACCCCGGCTCCTGCCAAGGATTCACCAGCTAAGAGCCAGACGACTACTGAGGCTTCACATCCAATCCAGTCAGAGGCCAAGGCCCTTGCGTCTGACAATCCTTCTGAGGCTGCCCAGCAAAGTCAATCCCAATCGGTGTCCAACAGTCAGAGCGCTGCCCAAGAGGCACCTGACCAGGCCAGCACAATCTTGGCCAGCTTTAACCAAAGCGCTAAGGAGCGTCAGTCCACGACCGAAACCAGTGAGTCAGCCCAGAGTGAAGCTGATTACACGGCTGATCCGGAGCAATCCATCACCGATTCGCTGTTAGCCTTTAACTTTGGCAGCGAGGCCCAGCCCAAGCATAATTCAGATCAAGACAAATAA
- a CDS encoding DEAD/DEAH box helicase, with translation MPERSNHFSQFQLKPAVITALSRIGFFEPTPVQAKLIPAILSGQDVVGQSQTGSGKTHTFLIPIFNQLVPDVHQTQVVITTPSRELASQITRAAQQLRNQMGLENVTIAELVGGTDKQRQLHHLEKGQPQIVIGTPGRIKDLVSSQALRLKDVRTLVVDEADMTLDMGFLNEVDYVAAAMPKDLQTLVFSATMPEKLKPFLKKYLHQPRFETIPTTAVIADTIENIDLATKSQDKDRVIQSLLKILNPYLALVFTNTKERAKELAAYLRDQGFKVAEIHGDVPPRERRRVMKAIQNLDYQYVVATDLAARGIDIEGVSHVINDGVPRDEEFFVHRVGRTGRNGMSGTAITLYGPDEEAQINQIEQMGVEFKPMKIQQGQLVPVKGRHARHQRVATTNRLEPNMIGMVKKKKKVVKPGYKRQIKNALKRERQKNNRIAQREARRNTQKKR, from the coding sequence ATGCCTGAACGTAGCAACCACTTTAGCCAGTTTCAATTAAAACCAGCCGTGATAACGGCGCTAAGTCGAATTGGCTTTTTTGAGCCAACGCCGGTGCAAGCCAAGTTAATTCCGGCCATCTTGAGTGGCCAGGATGTCGTTGGTCAGTCACAAACGGGTTCCGGTAAGACCCATACATTTTTGATTCCAATCTTTAATCAGTTGGTGCCAGATGTTCATCAGACCCAGGTGGTTATCACGACCCCATCAAGAGAGTTGGCCAGTCAAATCACTCGGGCGGCACAGCAGCTCCGGAATCAAATGGGGCTGGAAAATGTCACGATTGCTGAACTAGTTGGTGGGACCGATAAGCAGCGCCAGCTGCACCACCTAGAAAAGGGCCAGCCTCAAATCGTGATTGGTACGCCGGGGCGGATTAAGGACTTGGTGTCCAGTCAGGCCCTGCGCCTGAAAGACGTTCGTACCTTGGTCGTCGATGAGGCGGATATGACCCTGGACATGGGCTTCTTAAATGAAGTGGACTACGTCGCTGCAGCGATGCCAAAGGATTTACAGACCTTGGTCTTTAGTGCGACGATGCCTGAGAAGTTAAAGCCCTTCCTAAAAAAGTACCTGCACCAACCCCGCTTTGAGACGATTCCAACCACGGCGGTGATTGCCGATACGATTGAAAATATCGACCTGGCCACTAAGTCCCAGGACAAGGACCGGGTTATCCAATCCCTGTTGAAAATTTTAAATCCTTACCTGGCCTTAGTTTTCACCAATACTAAGGAACGGGCCAAGGAGTTAGCAGCTTACCTTCGTGACCAGGGATTCAAGGTTGCTGAAATCCACGGGGATGTACCGCCACGTGAGCGGCGCCGGGTAATGAAGGCGATTCAGAATCTGGACTACCAGTACGTGGTCGCCACTGACCTGGCTGCCCGGGGAATTGATATTGAGGGGGTTTCCCATGTCATTAACGATGGTGTGCCCCGCGATGAAGAATTCTTCGTTCACCGAGTCGGTCGGACTGGCCGGAACGGCATGAGTGGTACCGCCATTACCTTATACGGACCGGACGAAGAAGCCCAGATTAATCAGATTGAACAAATGGGTGTTGAATTTAAGCCAATGAAGATTCAACAGGGTCAGTTGGTGCCGGTTAAGGGGCGTCATGCCCGCCACCAGCGGGTGGCTACGACCAACCGCCTTGAGCCCAACATGATTGGCATGGTTAAGAAAAAGAAAAAGGTGGTCAAACCGGGTTACAAGCGGCAAATCAAGAATGCCTTGAAACGTGAACGCCAAAAGAATAACCGGATTGCACAGCGAGAAGCCCGTCGCAACACCCAAAAGAAACGATAA